From one Rhodoferax sp. PAMC 29310 genomic stretch:
- the clsB gene encoding cardiolipin synthase ClsB: MSQLQAGHQVALLKGAHDFFPELVSAIDQSVHEVRMETYIFSVEGTGGLIAEALERAGQRGVAVYLVMDGAGTPSIPSAWVTRFNAAGVLWRIFSPLGWLGLLIPGRWRRMHRKLCVVDGSVAFCGGINVLDDLFDPNHGVLKVPRLDFTVRVTGPLVQDAHAATIKFWWRMQAVRKVREVDFSASWHILQAAVALALRVKKQGREDASPQQPGSVSHGAVAELVLRDNLHHRARIERAYRQAIGGARKEIIIANAYFLPGRKLRKGLIHAAKRGVRVRLLLQGQYEYFMQFHATRPVYGALLDAGVEIHEYAISFLHAKVAVIDGHWATVGSSNLDPLSLLLAREANVVVEDAAFAQELRAELEDAIAKGGTPVNPAAFANRPWRQQILERLAFGLMRLVLFLFGKRY, from the coding sequence ATGTCGCAACTTCAAGCCGGTCATCAAGTTGCATTGCTGAAGGGCGCACATGATTTTTTCCCCGAACTGGTCAGCGCCATCGACCAGAGTGTCCATGAAGTGCGCATGGAAACCTATATTTTCAGTGTCGAAGGTACGGGGGGCCTGATTGCCGAAGCCTTGGAGCGGGCCGGGCAGCGCGGCGTCGCGGTGTATCTTGTGATGGACGGTGCGGGGACCCCAAGTATTCCGTCGGCTTGGGTGACACGTTTTAACGCCGCGGGAGTTTTGTGGCGGATATTTTCCCCGCTGGGTTGGCTGGGCCTGCTGATACCGGGGCGTTGGCGACGCATGCATCGCAAGTTGTGCGTTGTCGATGGTTCGGTGGCGTTTTGCGGAGGGATCAACGTGCTGGATGACCTTTTCGATCCTAACCATGGCGTCCTGAAGGTGCCGAGGTTGGACTTCACCGTGCGGGTGACGGGTCCATTGGTTCAGGACGCGCACGCGGCAACCATTAAGTTCTGGTGGCGTATGCAAGCCGTTCGCAAGGTGCGTGAGGTCGATTTCTCAGCCTCTTGGCACATTCTCCAAGCCGCCGTGGCTCTCGCCTTGCGTGTGAAGAAGCAGGGTCGGGAGGACGCTTCGCCACAACAACCCGGCAGTGTTTCACATGGCGCGGTGGCAGAGCTGGTGCTGCGTGACAATCTGCACCATCGCGCGAGAATCGAGCGGGCCTACCGGCAGGCCATAGGTGGCGCCCGCAAAGAAATTATCATTGCCAATGCCTATTTTTTGCCGGGCCGAAAACTACGCAAAGGCTTAATTCACGCCGCAAAACGGGGTGTTCGGGTGCGCTTGTTGCTGCAGGGGCAGTATGAGTATTTCATGCAATTCCATGCCACGAGACCGGTTTACGGCGCCCTGCTCGACGCTGGTGTTGAGATTCATGAGTACGCGATCAGTTTCCTGCATGCCAAAGTGGCGGTAATCGATGGACACTGGGCCACCGTGGGCTCCTCAAACCTTGATCCGCTGAGTCTTCTTCTGGCCCGTGAGGCCAACGTGGTGGTCGAGGATGCCGCGTTTGCGCAGGAGCTGAGGGCGGAACTGGAGGATGCCATCGCAAAGGGTGGCACGCCGGTCAACCCGGCTGCCTTTGCCAATCGGCCTTGGCGCCAGCAAATTTTGGAGCGATTGGCATTTGGACTAATGCGGTTGGTTTTGTTTTTGTTTGGTAAGCGCTATTAA
- the folE gene encoding GTP cyclohydrolase I, producing MNISDSDEGTPVSVKIRERLVAARKRFNANDNIAEYIEPGELERLLDEVEDKMKGVLSSMVIDTEHDHNTDNTARRVAKMYLTEVFRGRYVHPPAITEFPNAEHLNELMIVGPITVRSACSHHLCPVIGKIWIGVLPNEHTNVIGLSKYARLAEWVMGRPQIQEEAVVQLADLIQEKTQPDGLAIVMEATHFCMGWRGVKDMDSKMINSVMRGSFLKDPNLRREFLSLLPKKG from the coding sequence ATGAACATTAGCGATTCCGACGAAGGAACACCAGTCTCCGTCAAAATCAGGGAGCGACTGGTTGCGGCGCGCAAGCGATTCAATGCCAACGACAACATTGCCGAGTACATTGAGCCGGGCGAGTTGGAACGCTTGCTCGACGAGGTGGAAGACAAGATGAAGGGCGTGTTGAGCAGCATGGTGATTGACACCGAGCATGATCACAACACCGACAACACCGCGCGCCGAGTGGCAAAGATGTACCTCACTGAAGTGTTTCGCGGGCGCTACGTTCATCCTCCGGCCATCACGGAGTTTCCCAATGCCGAGCATCTTAACGAGCTGATGATTGTGGGACCCATCACTGTGCGCAGCGCTTGCAGCCACCACCTGTGCCCGGTCATTGGGAAAATCTGGATTGGCGTTTTGCCCAACGAGCACACCAACGTCATTGGTTTGTCCAAGTACGCCAGACTCGCTGAATGGGTGATGGGGCGGCCCCAAATCCAAGAAGAAGCCGTCGTTCAGTTGGCAGATCTGATTCAGGAAAAAACGCAGCCCGACGGACTTGCGATCGTAATGGAAGCCACCCACTTTTGCATGGGTTGGCGCGGCGTGAAGGACATGGATAGCAAGATGATCAATTCCGTCATGCGCGGCAGCTTCCTGAAAGATCCCAATTTGCGCCGCGAGTTTCTGTCTTTGCTTCCCAAGAAAGGTTGA
- a CDS encoding BLUF domain-containing protein, producing MLVRLLYASRAVDTTASAIETILATSRQHNPECGITGILCYGGGIFLQAIEGGRMPVSELYSHIQRDPRHKDVVLLHYEEIQERRFGGWTMGQVNMSKINASILLKYAEKPVLDPYSVSGSVSLALLEELMATASIIGRA from the coding sequence ATGTTGGTTCGATTACTTTATGCAAGCCGCGCGGTGGATACCACCGCCTCCGCTATTGAAACGATTCTTGCAACGTCTCGTCAGCACAATCCGGAGTGCGGCATCACCGGAATTCTTTGTTATGGCGGTGGTATTTTCCTGCAAGCCATCGAGGGCGGACGCATGCCTGTGAGCGAGTTGTACAGCCATATCCAGCGAGATCCGCGGCACAAAGATGTGGTGCTTCTGCACTACGAGGAAATCCAGGAGAGGCGCTTTGGCGGCTGGACCATGGGCCAGGTCAATATGTCCAAGATCAACGCGTCTATCTTGCTCAAATACGCTGAAAAACCAGTGTTGGACCCCTACTCGGTGTCGGGCAGTGTGTCGCTGGCCCTTTTGGAGGAACTTATGGCCACCGCTTCGATCATTGGACGGGCTTAA
- a CDS encoding DUF429 domain-containing protein, with product MPVPLPVSLVGCDFSSSPSRQKPIVLALGALLGGRVQLLNLKYFQSLPDFGDWLKQADDWVGGFDLPFGLPRELIEALGWPNAWEPCIRHYCAMSRPEIRQVFSDFCNSRPAGGKFAHRATDSLAGSSPSMRWVNPPVAYMLHAGVPLLLDAGVQLAGLHSGALDNLNDAGQPRRVALEAYPGMLAREILGRRSYKSDDRAKQSADRLIARKDLVTALEQGRTHLGLRLKLSHAQRDALVDDARGDSLDAVLCLMQAGWAQTQQSNGEPCYGLPTDMDLLEGWIVTA from the coding sequence GTGCCAGTCCCCCTGCCAGTTTCTTTGGTGGGTTGTGATTTCTCCAGTAGCCCCAGTCGCCAGAAACCAATTGTTTTAGCACTGGGAGCATTGCTAGGTGGTCGGGTTCAGCTATTAAATTTGAAGTACTTCCAGTCCTTGCCTGACTTTGGGGACTGGCTGAAACAAGCGGATGACTGGGTGGGTGGTTTCGATCTGCCGTTTGGATTGCCGCGTGAATTGATCGAGGCCTTGGGATGGCCGAATGCATGGGAACCGTGCATTCGGCACTATTGCGCGATGAGCCGCCCTGAAATCCGACAGGTGTTTTCCGATTTTTGTAACTCGCGACCTGCTGGTGGAAAGTTCGCCCACCGAGCCACAGACTCCTTGGCCGGATCCAGTCCCTCGATGCGGTGGGTCAATCCACCAGTGGCGTATATGTTGCACGCGGGCGTGCCCTTGTTGCTAGATGCTGGCGTTCAATTGGCGGGCTTGCACTCAGGCGCTCTCGACAACCTGAACGACGCCGGTCAACCACGTCGCGTGGCTCTGGAGGCCTACCCGGGCATGTTGGCGCGTGAGATTCTGGGCCGACGAAGTTACAAGAGTGATGACCGCGCCAAGCAATCCGCCGATCGCCTGATTGCCCGCAAGGATCTGGTCACCGCCCTGGAACAGGGTCGCACGCATTTGGGTCTGCGGCTCAAGCTCAGTCATGCCCAACGCGATGCGCTGGTGGATGATGCACGGGGTGACTCCCTGGACGCGGTGCTTTGCCTCATGCAGGCCGGTTGGGCGCAGACCCAGCAGTCCAACGGTGAACCCTGCTATGGACTGCCAACTGACATGGATTTGCTCGAGGGTTGGATCGTCACCGCTTGA
- a CDS encoding MinD/ParA family protein, whose translation MSDVLNPPLEQTTNVAPPLKPLAKVLAITSGKGGVGKTFVSANLAAALAKRGLRVLVLDADLGLANLDVVLNLYPKLTLHDVFTGKAKLEEAIVKAPSGFSVLLAGSGMVEYSRLTPKVRDDFLQVMGSLIPHYDIVLLDTGAGISDVVLFAVSLASEVLVVATPEPTSLTDAYATIKVLVGQQKRQTIRVVVNQTARMGDGRAITAQLQQVLARFVPSEPGRAVRLIHMGDIPADPSVRQAVMRRQLLLQTTPGCPAAMAISQLAGKLADSVVDRPTAI comes from the coding sequence ATGAGCGATGTCCTCAACCCGCCGCTCGAGCAGACTACCAATGTCGCTCCCCCGTTAAAACCATTGGCCAAAGTGCTGGCCATTACGAGTGGAAAAGGCGGCGTCGGCAAGACTTTTGTGTCCGCGAATCTGGCTGCAGCCCTTGCCAAACGGGGACTTCGTGTCCTGGTGCTTGATGCCGACCTTGGCTTGGCGAACCTTGATGTCGTTCTCAACCTTTACCCCAAACTCACGCTGCATGATGTGTTTACGGGCAAAGCCAAATTGGAAGAAGCCATTGTCAAAGCGCCAAGTGGATTCTCGGTACTGCTGGCGGGTTCTGGAATGGTCGAGTATTCAAGATTGACACCCAAGGTACGCGACGATTTCCTGCAAGTCATGGGCAGCCTAATCCCCCACTACGACATTGTCTTGCTCGACACCGGCGCAGGCATTTCGGACGTGGTGCTGTTTGCAGTCTCGCTGGCCTCAGAAGTACTGGTGGTCGCAACGCCTGAGCCGACCTCGCTCACGGATGCATATGCCACCATCAAGGTGCTTGTCGGTCAGCAAAAACGACAGACTATTCGCGTCGTGGTTAATCAGACGGCCCGCATGGGCGACGGGCGAGCCATCACGGCTCAGCTGCAACAGGTCCTTGCTCGGTTTGTGCCCAGCGAGCCCGGACGCGCGGTGCGTTTGATCCACATGGGCGATATTCCGGCAGACCCCTCCGTGCGACAGGCCGTGATGCGCCGTCAATTGCTACTGCAAACAACCCCAGGTTGTCCCGCCGCCATGGCCATCTCCCAATTGGCAGGTAAATTGGCAGATTCCGTGGTGGATCGACCCACAGCGATCTGA
- a CDS encoding GGDEF domain-containing protein yields the protein MIPSSAIDLRELRLDDARALVGHDPANRLSELESSPTQLLQSILDGLCELSLKDPLTGLANRRHFHTVLSREIDVAARSGEPALLLMLDIDHFKKVNDTYGHHAGDLVLQAIAKCLASCVRPMDTVARYGGEEFAVILPSCLASFGKIVAERIREAVKALAVPVSPVQSIEVTVSVGGSFAPIWIRSTPALWVERADALLYRAKAEGRNRACIDVQQEISVSAEEKNMLFGHLAAGDPAWIESIGSDASRSTPTGTTTRMN from the coding sequence ATGATTCCATCGTCAGCGATCGATCTGCGTGAATTGCGCTTGGATGACGCACGCGCCCTAGTTGGACATGACCCGGCAAACCGCTTGTCCGAGCTGGAAAGCTCTCCGACGCAACTGCTGCAAAGTATTCTTGATGGTCTTTGTGAACTTTCGCTCAAGGATCCACTCACTGGACTGGCCAATCGACGGCATTTTCATACTGTTCTCAGCCGGGAAATTGATGTCGCCGCTCGGTCTGGTGAACCTGCACTCCTGTTGATGCTGGACATTGATCACTTCAAGAAGGTCAACGACACCTACGGTCACCATGCTGGCGATCTGGTCCTGCAAGCGATTGCGAAATGTCTGGCGTCGTGCGTGCGTCCGATGGACACCGTGGCCCGATACGGTGGAGAGGAGTTTGCAGTGATATTGCCCAGTTGCTTGGCCTCGTTTGGAAAAATTGTGGCCGAACGCATCAGGGAGGCCGTCAAAGCACTCGCCGTCCCCGTGTCACCAGTTCAGAGTATCGAGGTGACGGTCAGCGTCGGTGGGTCATTTGCACCAATCTGGATCCGCTCCACACCGGCCCTGTGGGTGGAGCGCGCAGACGCCCTGCTTTACCGCGCCAAAGCCGAGGGACGCAATCGCGCTTGCATTGACGTTCAACAAGAAATTTCTGTGAGTGCCGAGGAAAAAAACATGCTATTCGGTCATTTGGCCGCCGGTGATCCCGCGTGGATCGAAAGTATTGGCAGTGACGCCTCCAGAAGTACCCCCACCGGTACAACGACTAGGATGAACTGA
- a CDS encoding SulP family inorganic anion transporter: protein MSLLFRLFPFLTWPRPTPALLRADMLAGLSVGLMVIPQGVAYAALAGMPLVTGIYAAMLPALIAVLFSASRRLSVGPTALTCLLVGTSLTGLAEPGSAQWVELAVWLALLTGAMQVCLGLMRFGWLLNLVSAPVLMAFTQGAALLIIGSQLPALLGMKGPWFQMWSPSNWHLPSAAFGLSCLILLTLAKRWRPTFPAVLLIVLASAGISHWTGFAASGGAVVGPLPQGLPALYIPELPGWRTLSNLLLPTLVIALVSFLETAASAKVDNEKAGRRWNQDQDLIGQGMGKITAGLCGAFPTSSSFSRSALTLYAGARSGWATVASVGVVLIVLLAFTSILSHVPQSILAAIVLTAISGLIKPQAFTQLWRVSRIETSTAAVTLGITVAAAPALHWGVLTGMLMGLSYFLYQRLHPRIIEVGLHPDGSLRDRHLWHLDPIAPDVYALRMDAELDFASASSLLQAISEHLAAHPGLQHVCLFAQPINRIDATGVQAFSQLRETLVAQGVTLHLSGLKLPVEVLLRKAGELENPDQPVMYRTDAEALKSFHDLDT, encoded by the coding sequence ATGTCTCTGTTGTTTCGCCTTTTTCCTTTCCTGACCTGGCCCCGCCCGACCCCCGCCTTGCTACGTGCCGACATGCTGGCGGGTCTGTCAGTCGGCTTGATGGTGATTCCGCAGGGAGTGGCCTATGCGGCGTTGGCCGGAATGCCCTTGGTGACGGGCATTTATGCAGCGATGTTGCCCGCTTTGATTGCCGTTCTTTTCAGTGCGTCAAGACGCCTTTCTGTGGGCCCCACCGCGCTGACCTGCTTGCTGGTTGGCACATCGCTGACTGGGCTTGCTGAGCCTGGCAGCGCACAGTGGGTGGAGTTGGCCGTATGGCTGGCCTTGTTGACTGGCGCAATGCAAGTATGCCTGGGCTTGATGCGATTTGGCTGGCTACTGAACCTGGTGAGTGCGCCTGTCCTGATGGCGTTCACCCAAGGGGCCGCCTTGCTGATCATTGGCTCCCAGTTGCCGGCCCTGCTGGGAATGAAAGGTCCATGGTTCCAGATGTGGAGTCCGTCCAACTGGCATCTTCCTTCAGCTGCATTCGGCTTGAGTTGCCTCATACTGTTGACACTGGCCAAACGATGGAGGCCCACGTTTCCGGCAGTTTTGCTCATCGTGCTGGCTTCCGCCGGCATAAGCCACTGGACTGGATTTGCAGCCAGCGGTGGCGCTGTCGTGGGACCCTTGCCGCAAGGGTTGCCCGCACTCTACATTCCCGAACTTCCTGGTTGGCGAACGCTGAGCAACCTGCTCTTGCCCACCCTGGTGATTGCGCTGGTCAGTTTTCTGGAGACTGCCGCCAGTGCCAAGGTTGACAACGAGAAGGCCGGTCGTCGATGGAACCAGGACCAAGACTTGATCGGACAAGGCATGGGGAAAATCACTGCGGGCTTGTGCGGCGCATTTCCGACCAGCTCCTCATTTTCCCGTTCGGCACTGACCTTGTACGCGGGCGCCCGTTCTGGCTGGGCCACGGTGGCTTCAGTCGGAGTGGTTCTGATTGTGTTGCTGGCTTTCACCAGCATCTTGAGCCACGTGCCTCAGTCGATTCTCGCGGCCATCGTCCTGACAGCAATATCCGGGCTGATCAAGCCGCAGGCGTTCACCCAACTCTGGCGCGTCTCTCGAATTGAGACCAGCACAGCTGCTGTGACGTTGGGCATCACTGTGGCGGCCGCGCCGGCATTGCATTGGGGCGTTTTGACCGGCATGCTGATGGGGCTGAGTTATTTTCTGTACCAACGCTTGCATCCACGCATCATCGAAGTGGGTTTGCACCCCGACGGCAGCTTGCGTGACCGTCACCTTTGGCATCTGGACCCGATTGCCCCCGACGTGTATGCGCTGCGCATGGACGCTGAGCTTGATTTCGCGTCGGCCAGCAGCCTGTTGCAAGCAATCTCCGAGCATCTTGCCGCGCACCCTGGACTGCAGCACGTCTGCTTGTTTGCCCAACCCATCAACCGGATTGACGCAACCGGCGTTCAAGCCTTCTCCCAACTCCGCGAAACACTCGTTGCGCAAGGGGTGACACTACATTTAAGCGGACTCAAGTTGCCGGTTGAAGTGTTGCTTCGAAAGGCGGGTGAACTGGAAAACCCTGATCAGCCTGTGATGTATCGAACCGACGCTGAAGCACTGAAGTCGTTTCATGATCTGGACACTTAA
- a CDS encoding thermonuclease family protein, with amino-acid sequence MNHRDCVFAFLLFSISAHGTELMTARVTHVTDGDTLWVQPDSGGSPLKLRLEGIDAPEICQTGGEASRNALSTLTIHRTLTVSTRSYDDYGRGLARLIYQGQDVGAEMVRSGQAWSYRWRNSLGPYALEEQAARHDRKGLFSQAGAQLPREFRQQHGSCFPRKP; translated from the coding sequence GTGAATCACCGCGACTGCGTCTTTGCATTTTTGTTGTTCAGCATTTCGGCTCATGGTACGGAGCTGATGACGGCCCGAGTGACCCATGTGACGGATGGCGACACCTTGTGGGTGCAGCCGGACTCTGGAGGTTCGCCGTTGAAACTTCGCCTGGAAGGCATTGATGCACCTGAGATTTGTCAGACGGGCGGCGAGGCGTCGCGCAATGCGTTGAGCACCCTCACAATTCATCGAACACTGACGGTCAGCACTCGCAGCTATGACGACTATGGGCGCGGCCTGGCCCGGTTGATTTATCAGGGGCAAGATGTCGGTGCAGAAATGGTCCGCAGTGGACAGGCTTGGTCTTATAGATGGCGCAATAGTTTGGGTCCCTACGCTTTGGAAGAGCAGGCTGCGCGGCATGATCGGAAAGGTCTCTTTTCGCAGGCTGGCGCACAGTTGCCGCGAGAGTTCCGGCAGCAGCACGGCTCTTGCTTTCCCCGAAAACCTTAG
- a CDS encoding molybdopterin-synthase adenylyltransferase MoeB has product MTDEELLRYSRHILLDEISVEGQERIMGSRALIIGAGGLGSPVALFLGSAGVGHITIVDNDTVDMTNLQRQIAHSMSRVGQPKVTSAQVAIASLNPTVTVEPVLARADPTLLDLLVAKADVVLDCCDNFATRHSINAACVKHGKPLVSGAAIRFDGQVCVYDLRDTKSPCYACVFPPDEGLTETRCATMGVFAPLVGIIGSMQAAEALKLLSGAGRPLTGRLVMLDGRAMEFTEVRIGRQAGCPVCGAPH; this is encoded by the coding sequence ATGACCGATGAAGAGCTTCTGCGCTACTCGCGCCACATCTTGCTTGATGAGATCAGCGTAGAGGGACAGGAGCGCATCATGGGCAGTCGGGCCCTGATCATTGGCGCAGGGGGACTGGGATCCCCTGTCGCGCTATTTTTAGGCTCGGCCGGTGTAGGGCACATCACCATCGTGGACAACGACACGGTGGACATGACCAATTTGCAGCGTCAAATTGCCCACAGCATGAGCCGGGTGGGTCAGCCTAAAGTGACTTCCGCCCAAGTAGCCATTGCCTCGCTGAACCCAACCGTCACCGTAGAGCCCGTTCTTGCCCGCGCAGACCCCACCTTGCTTGATCTCCTGGTTGCGAAGGCTGATGTGGTCCTGGATTGCTGTGACAACTTCGCCACGCGCCACAGCATCAACGCCGCCTGTGTCAAACACGGCAAACCGCTTGTTTCGGGCGCAGCCATTCGTTTTGACGGTCAAGTGTGCGTGTACGACCTGCGTGACACAAAGTCTCCTTGTTATGCCTGTGTGTTCCCACCTGATGAGGGATTAACAGAAACCCGTTGCGCCACGATGGGCGTGTTCGCCCCCTTGGTCGGCATCATTGGCTCCATGCAGGCCGCGGAAGCTCTTAAGTTGCTGAGTGGTGCTGGTCGCCCGCTCACCGGGCGCTTGGTCATGCTGGATGGTCGTGCTATGGAATTCACCGAGGTCCGCATTGGGCGCCAGGCCGGCTGCCCCGTTTGCGGCGCGCCTCACTAG
- a CDS encoding S41 family peptidase: MGQKLKITGWISLGVMAGALTTVSLQTVARGTLEPLPMEEIQQLTAVFGMIKSNYVEPVDDKKLITDAIAGMVAGLDPHSVYLDKKALKDFNEGTTGKFVGVGIEISQEDGLIKVVSPIEGSPAFRAGLKPNDLITKIDDTPVKGLTLNEGVKRMRGDPNTKVVLTIFRKAENRSFPVTIIREEIRTQSVRSKVIEPGYAWIRLSQFQERTVEDFARKMEEIYKQEPRLKGLVLDLRNDPGGYLDAAVAISAAFLPENVTVVSANGQLAESKFTFKASPQFYQRRGGPDPLKHLNEVTNGALKTVPLIVLVNEGSASASEIVAGALQDHKRAAVLGNQTFGKGSVQTAVCLDSSFRMDNCPTAALKLTTSRYYTPSGKSIQAKGIIPDVMIDETEEGNLFAALRTREADLEKHLNNRQGGEVKDDTREKAREEARKRLEEELKKPVADRVIPEFGSDKDFQLKQAINQLKGLPVLVSKTMVAREEEKKEE, encoded by the coding sequence ATGGGTCAAAAACTGAAAATTACGGGTTGGATTTCGCTGGGCGTGATGGCGGGGGCCTTGACCACCGTCTCATTGCAAACAGTGGCGCGAGGCACTTTGGAGCCATTGCCGATGGAGGAGATACAGCAACTGACAGCTGTGTTCGGCATGATCAAGAGCAACTACGTTGAACCAGTCGACGACAAAAAGCTGATCACCGATGCGATTGCCGGCATGGTGGCGGGTCTGGATCCACACTCCGTCTACCTCGACAAAAAAGCCCTCAAGGACTTCAATGAGGGAACCACCGGCAAATTTGTCGGTGTTGGCATCGAGATCTCCCAAGAAGACGGCTTGATCAAAGTTGTGTCGCCCATTGAGGGCTCCCCCGCTTTTCGCGCCGGCCTCAAACCCAATGACCTGATCACCAAGATTGATGACACCCCCGTCAAAGGGCTGACGCTCAATGAAGGCGTCAAACGCATGCGAGGCGACCCCAACACCAAGGTGGTACTGACCATTTTCCGCAAGGCTGAGAACCGGTCGTTTCCGGTCACGATCATCCGCGAGGAGATTCGCACACAATCGGTCCGCAGCAAGGTCATTGAACCCGGATATGCCTGGATTCGCCTCAGCCAGTTCCAGGAGCGCACGGTTGAAGACTTCGCCCGCAAGATGGAAGAAATTTACAAGCAAGAACCCCGCCTAAAAGGGCTGGTGCTTGATTTGCGCAACGATCCGGGCGGCTACCTGGACGCAGCGGTTGCCATCTCTGCCGCCTTCCTGCCTGAGAACGTGACGGTTGTGTCGGCCAACGGCCAATTGGCAGAAAGCAAATTCACGTTCAAGGCGTCGCCACAGTTCTATCAGCGCCGCGGTGGGCCTGACCCACTGAAGCATTTGAACGAAGTCACCAACGGTGCACTGAAAACCGTGCCCTTGATTGTTCTGGTGAATGAGGGTTCCGCATCCGCGAGTGAAATTGTGGCCGGGGCGCTCCAAGACCACAAACGGGCCGCCGTCCTGGGCAACCAGACTTTTGGCAAAGGCTCGGTGCAAACGGCAGTTTGCCTGGATTCCTCGTTCCGCATGGACAACTGCCCCACAGCAGCCCTCAAACTGACGACCAGCCGCTACTACACCCCCAGCGGCAAGTCGATTCAAGCCAAAGGCATTATTCCAGACGTGATGATCGACGAGACGGAGGAAGGCAACCTCTTTGCCGCGTTGCGCACTCGTGAGGCCGATCTTGAAAAGCACCTGAATAACCGTCAAGGCGGAGAAGTGAAGGACGACACCCGCGAGAAAGCCCGGGAAGAAGCTCGCAAGCGACTGGAAGAAGAACTGAAGAAACCTGTCGCCGACCGCGTCATCCCTGAATTTGGCTCTGACAAAGACTTTCAGCTCAAGCAGGCTATCAATCAGCTCAAGGGCTTGCCCGTCCTGGTCAGCAAGACCATGGTGGCACGCGAAGAAGAAAAGAAAGAAGAATAG
- the gpmA gene encoding 2,3-diphosphoglycerate-dependent phosphoglycerate mutase, which translates to MYKLVLIRHGESTWNLDNRFTGWTDVDLTPTGIEQAQAGGRLLKADGYEFDIAYTSVLKRATRTLWHVLDEMDRTWLPVVKSWRLNERHYGALQGLNKGETAKKYGDAQVLIWRRSYDTPPPALEATDPRCERSDLRYAKLTPDQVPLTECLKDTVARVMPFWEDALAPAIKAGKRVVVAAHGNSIRALVKYLDDISDDDIVGLNIPNGIPLVYELDENLKPIRHYYLGDAEAAAKAAAAVASQGKA; encoded by the coding sequence ATGTACAAACTAGTGCTTATCCGCCACGGCGAATCCACTTGGAACCTTGACAACCGTTTTACAGGCTGGACGGACGTTGACCTTACGCCCACCGGCATTGAACAAGCCCAGGCAGGGGGAAGATTGCTCAAGGCCGATGGCTATGAGTTTGACATTGCCTACACCAGCGTGCTCAAGCGCGCCACGCGCACGCTTTGGCATGTGCTGGACGAAATGGACCGCACCTGGTTGCCCGTTGTCAAAAGCTGGCGCTTGAATGAGCGCCATTACGGCGCTTTGCAAGGCCTCAACAAAGGTGAGACTGCCAAAAAATACGGCGATGCCCAAGTGTTGATCTGGCGTCGCAGCTACGACACGCCACCTCCTGCTCTGGAAGCGACTGATCCTCGCTGCGAACGCAGTGACCTCCGCTACGCCAAGCTGACACCCGATCAAGTGCCACTGACCGAGTGTTTGAAGGACACGGTCGCACGCGTCATGCCCTTTTGGGAGGACGCATTGGCTCCTGCTATCAAAGCAGGCAAACGGGTGGTGGTCGCGGCGCACGGCAATTCGATTCGCGCCTTGGTGAAGTACCTGGACGATATTTCCGACGACGACATCGTCGGTCTGAATATCCCCAATGGCATTCCGTTGGTGTACGAGCTGGATGAAAACCTTAAACCAATTCGCCATTACTACCTCGGCGATGCAGAAGCGGCGGCCAAAGCGGCGGCCGCTGTGGCATCTCAGGGTAAAGCGTAA
- a CDS encoding rhodanese-like domain-containing protein has product MKFILDNWMILSVALASGGMLLWPTLMGGGAGALSAAAAVQLINREKAVVIDICEASEFATGHVGGAKNIPLSQLEEKLPSLVKNKGVPLILVCQSGARSGRATAIAKKLGYEKAQSLSGGLAAWRTANLPVEKS; this is encoded by the coding sequence GTGAAATTTATTCTCGACAACTGGATGATCCTGAGCGTCGCACTGGCCTCTGGGGGAATGCTCCTGTGGCCTACGCTGATGGGGGGTGGAGCGGGCGCTTTGAGCGCTGCAGCCGCCGTTCAGCTCATCAATCGTGAAAAAGCGGTGGTCATTGATATTTGTGAAGCCTCCGAGTTTGCCACTGGTCACGTCGGCGGTGCCAAGAACATCCCGCTGAGTCAACTGGAAGAGAAGCTGCCTTCTTTGGTGAAAAACAAGGGCGTGCCACTCATCTTGGTTTGCCAGTCCGGTGCGCGTTCAGGCCGGGCGACGGCGATAGCCAAGAAATTGGGCTACGAGAAGGCACAGTCCTTGTCGGGTGGTCTGGCCGCTTGGCGCACCGCCAATCTTCCCGTCGAGAAGTCTTGA